Proteins from a genomic interval of Lycium ferocissimum isolate CSIRO_LF1 chromosome 2, AGI_CSIRO_Lferr_CH_V1, whole genome shotgun sequence:
- the LOC132042216 gene encoding 30-kDa cleavage and polyadenylation specificity factor 30: MDDGGEGGLSFDFEGGLDTVPTHPTASVPVIQPQDHHNNNTNNPTPNGPVPNQGGDGSFVGNRRSFRQTVCRHWLRSLCMKGDACGFLHQYDKSRMPVCRFFRLYGECREQDCVYKHTNEDIKECNMYKLGFCPNGPDCRYRHAKLPGPPPPVEEVLQKIQNLTSYGYSNRFFQNRNTNYSTQADKSQTPQVHNVMNQAVKSTAAEPPIGQQHQPHQQQVQQPQHQGAPTQTQTLPNSQQNQADRTAIPLPQGTSRYFIVKSCNRENLELSVQQGVWATQRSNEAKLNEAFDSVENVILIFSINRTRHFQGVAKMTSRVGGAAKGGNWKHEHGTAHYGRNFSVKWLKLCELSFQKTRHLRNPYNENLPVKISRDCQELEISVGEQLASLLYLEPDSELMAISLAAESKREEERAKGVNPDNGNENPDIVPFEDNEEEEEEESEEEEEEDENFSQAFGPAALGRGRGRGGVWPPIVPFGRGARPFPGMRGFPPGMMNDGFSYGSMAPDGFPMPDPFGMGGRPFGPFGPRFSGDMMFHGRPPAAGGFGMMMGPGRPPFMGGMGPGATGPPRGGRPMGMHPSFIPPPSQPSQNPRVKRDQRTPVNERNDRFSSGPDQGRGQEMAGSVRGPEEGARYPQTGNSFRNDESESEDEAPRRSRHGDGKKKKHSMDGDATTGTEK; the protein is encoded by the exons ATGGATGATGGTGGAGAAGGAGGATTAAGCTTTGACTTTGAAGGTGGTTTAGACACAGTACCAACACATCCAACTGCATCTGTACCAGTAATACAACCCCAAgaccaccacaacaacaacaccaacaaccccACCCCAAATGGCCCTGTACCTAATCAAGGAGGGGATGGTTCATTTGTTGGGAATCGTAGAAGTTTCAGGCAGACTGTTTGTAGGCATTGGTTGCGTTCATTGTGTATGAAGGGTGATGCTTGTGGTTTTCTTCATCAGTATGATAAGTCTAGGATGCCTGTTTGTAGGTTTTTTCGCCTTTACGGCGAGTGTCGTGAGCAAGATTGTGTTTATAAGCATACGAATGAGGATATTAAAGAATGTAACAT GTATAAATTAGGATTTTGTCCGAATGGTCCTGATTGCCGATATCGGCATGCAAAGCTGCCTGGACCCCCACCTCCAGTGGAAGAAGTTCTTCAGAAAATTCAGAATTTGACATCCTATGGTTACTCAAACAGGTTTTTCCAAAATCGGAATACTAATTATTCAACTCAGGCAGACAAATCTCAAACTCCGCAAGTACATAATGTAATGAATCAAGCAGTGAAATCTACAGCAGCAGAGCCACCCATTGGCCAACAGCACCAGCCACATCAACAGCAAGTTCAACAGCCTCAACATCAGGGTGCCCCAACTCAAACACAAACTCTTCCCAACAGCCAGCAAAATCAGGCGGATAGAACTGCAATACCCCTGCCTCAAGGAACATCTAG GTACTTTATAGTTAAAAGCTGCAACCGTGAGAATCTTGAATTGTCAGTACAACAAGGAGTTTGGGCAACTCAACGAAGCAATGAGGCTAAACTAAATGAAGCTTTCGATTCTGTGGAAAATGTCATTCTAATTTTTTCAATCAATCGGACTAGACATTTTCAG GGTGTTGCAAAAATGACATCTAGAGTTGGTGGTGCTGCTAAAGGAGGAAATTGGAAGCATGAACATGGTACTGCACATTATGGGCGGAATTTTTCGGTAAAATGGCTAAAG CTTTGTGAACTGTCCTTCCAGAAAACTCGCCATTTGAGGAATCCATACAATGAGAACTTACCTGTGAAG ATAAGCAGAGATTGTCAAGAATTAGAGATCTCTGTTGGTGAGCAGTTGGCTTCTTTGCTCTACCTAGAACCAGACAGTGAACTTATg GCAATCTCACTTGCTGCAGAATCCAAGCGAGAGGAGGAAAGAGCAAAGGGAGTGAACCCTGACAATGGGAATGAGAACCCAGATATCGTGCCTTTTGAAGAcaatgaagaagaggaagaggaagaaagtgaggaggaggaggaggaggatgaGAACTTTAGTCAAGCTTTTGGACCAGCTGCTTTGGGCAGAGGAAGGGGTAGGGGAGGCGTATGGCCTCCTATAGTTCCTTTTGGTCGTGGAGCCAGGCCTTTTCCTGGGATGCGGGGCTTCCCTCCAGGCATGATGAATGATGGATTTTCTTATGGATCAATGGCACCTGATGGTTTTCCTATGCCCGATCCTTTTGGAATGGGCGGCCGACCTTTTGGACCGTTTGGCCCTCGATTCTCTGGTGATATGATGTTTCACGGCCGTCCTCCAGCTGCTGGTGGATTTGGGATGATGATGGGTCCAGGAAGGCCCCCTTTCATGGGTGGAATGGGTCCTGGAGCAACTGGCCCACCTAGAGGTGGTCGACCAATGGGAATGCATCCATCATTTATTCCACCCCCATCACAGCCCTCTCAAAATCCTAGGGTCAAAAGGGACCAGAGAACTCCGGTTAATGAAAGGAACGATAGATTCAGTTCAGGGCCAGATCAAGGTAGGGGTCAAGAGATGGCAGGCTCAGTTAGAGGACCAGAGGAAGGAGCACGTTATCCACAAACTGGAAACAGCTTTAGAAATGATGAAAGCGAGAGCGAGGATGAAGCACCTAGAAGGTCCAGACATGGtgatggaaagaaaaagaagcataGCATGGATGGAGATGCTACAACTGGCACAGAAAAGTAA
- the LOC132042226 gene encoding accelerated cell death 11 isoform X3 — MANEEKPLRKMAEAFKELANTLNCQTLNESAHLEVAPFSRACTLVSPLFRCLGFAFKFAEIDYVAKVDDLAEASKSITTLHTMMEQDVQANCVRRAGSHTRNLLRVKRGLDMVKVLFEQIIATEVTSLRDPASKAYTQVFAPYHAWAIRKAVSAGMYALPTRFVVFLLISEDSARTQMQNYVAACDTVITYIDKLFISRDLGIDW; from the exons ATGGCGAACGAGGAAAAGCCGCTTAGGAAAATGGCGGAAGCCTTTAAAGAGCTAGCCAACACTTTAAATTGTCAAACCCTAAATGAATCTGCTCATCTGGAAGTTGCCCCTTTCTCTCGCGCTTGCACTTTGGTTTCCCCTCTCTTTCGATGCCTAGGCTTCGCCTTCAAGTTTGCCGAGATCGATTACGTTGCTAAG GTGGATGATCTAGCAGAGGCATCAAAGTCTATTACAACGTTGCACACGATGATGGAGCAAGATGTTCAAGCAAACTGTGTGAGAAGGGCCGGTAGTCATACAAGGAACTTGTTAAGAGTTAAGCGAGGGCTGGATATGGTTAAGGTTTTATTCGAGCAGATTATAGCCACAGA GGTGACTTCCCTGAGGGATCCAGCATCAAAAGCATATACACAAGTGTTTGCTCCATATCATGCATGGGCAATCAGGAAAGCTGTGTCTGCGGGAATGTATGCCCTTCCCACCCGT TTTGTTGTTTTTCTCTTAATTTCAGAAGACTCGGCAAGAACGCAGATGCAAAATTACGTTGCCGCGTGTGATACAGTCATCACGTACATTGACAAACTCTTCATCTCAAGAGATTTGGGTATTGACTGGTGA
- the LOC132042226 gene encoding accelerated cell death 11 isoform X2, with protein sequence MANEEKPLRKMAEAFKELANTLNCQTLNESAHLEVAPFSRACTLVSPLFRCLGFAFKFAEIDYVAKVDDLAEASKSITTLHTMMEQDVQANCVRRAGSHTRNLLRVKRGLDMVKVLFEQIIATEVTSLRDPASKAYTQVFAPYHAWAIRKAVSAGMYALPTRQQLMIKLNEDDSARTQMQNYVAACDTVITYIDKLFISRDLGIDW encoded by the exons ATGGCGAACGAGGAAAAGCCGCTTAGGAAAATGGCGGAAGCCTTTAAAGAGCTAGCCAACACTTTAAATTGTCAAACCCTAAATGAATCTGCTCATCTGGAAGTTGCCCCTTTCTCTCGCGCTTGCACTTTGGTTTCCCCTCTCTTTCGATGCCTAGGCTTCGCCTTCAAGTTTGCCGAGATCGATTACGTTGCTAAG GTGGATGATCTAGCAGAGGCATCAAAGTCTATTACAACGTTGCACACGATGATGGAGCAAGATGTTCAAGCAAACTGTGTGAGAAGGGCCGGTAGTCATACAAGGAACTTGTTAAGAGTTAAGCGAGGGCTGGATATGGTTAAGGTTTTATTCGAGCAGATTATAGCCACAGA GGTGACTTCCCTGAGGGATCCAGCATCAAAAGCATATACACAAGTGTTTGCTCCATATCATGCATGGGCAATCAGGAAAG CCGTGTCTGCGGGAATGTATGCCCTTCCCACCCGGCAACAGCTGATGATCAAGCTTAATGAAGATG ACTCGGCAAGAACGCAGATGCAAAATTACGTTGCCGCGTGTGATACAGTCATCACGTACATTGACAAACTCTTCATCTCAAGAGATTTGGGTATTGACTGGTGA
- the LOC132042226 gene encoding accelerated cell death 11 isoform X1, whose translation MANEEKPLRKMAEAFKELANTLNCQTLNESAHLEVAPFSRACTLVSPLFRCLGFAFKFAEIDYVAKVDDLAEASKSITTLHTMMEQDVQANCVRRAGSHTRNLLRVKRGLDMVKVLFEQIIATEVTSLRDPASKAYTQVFAPYHAWAIRKAVSAGMYALPTRQQLMIKLNEDEDSARTQMQNYVAACDTVITYIDKLFISRDLGIDW comes from the exons ATGGCGAACGAGGAAAAGCCGCTTAGGAAAATGGCGGAAGCCTTTAAAGAGCTAGCCAACACTTTAAATTGTCAAACCCTAAATGAATCTGCTCATCTGGAAGTTGCCCCTTTCTCTCGCGCTTGCACTTTGGTTTCCCCTCTCTTTCGATGCCTAGGCTTCGCCTTCAAGTTTGCCGAGATCGATTACGTTGCTAAG GTGGATGATCTAGCAGAGGCATCAAAGTCTATTACAACGTTGCACACGATGATGGAGCAAGATGTTCAAGCAAACTGTGTGAGAAGGGCCGGTAGTCATACAAGGAACTTGTTAAGAGTTAAGCGAGGGCTGGATATGGTTAAGGTTTTATTCGAGCAGATTATAGCCACAGA GGTGACTTCCCTGAGGGATCCAGCATCAAAAGCATATACACAAGTGTTTGCTCCATATCATGCATGGGCAATCAGGAAAG CCGTGTCTGCGGGAATGTATGCCCTTCCCACCCGGCAACAGCTGATGATCAAGCTTAATGAAGATG AAGACTCGGCAAGAACGCAGATGCAAAATTACGTTGCCGCGTGTGATACAGTCATCACGTACATTGACAAACTCTTCATCTCAAGAGATTTGGGTATTGACTGGTGA